Proteins encoded in a region of the Haloarcula sp. CBA1129 genome:
- the aspS gene encoding aspartate--tRNA(Asn) ligase, which yields MENRTYTADATPGDTVTVAGWVHEIRDLGGIAFLILRDTTGKIQVKFEKDEMDDDLVETGLNVQRESVISVTGDVEEEPRAPTGVEVTPESVDVISEADPELPLDPSGKVDAELPTRLDNRTLDLRKDEVKAIFEIRAEVLRSVREAFREINGTEINTPKIVATGTEGGTELFPITYFGQEAFMNQSPQLFKQLMVGSGLERVFEIGPIFRAEEHNTPRHLNEATSIDFESAFYDHTEAMDACEHVVKAAYDGVAENCQDHLEALGLEDEFAAPEGDFPRLTYEEALDKINATGELDEPLVWGDDLSTEAEHVLGQEVGEHYFITDWPSEIKPFYIKDHDDDEEVSTGFDMMHPSMELVSGGQREHRFDHLVEGFEQQGLDPEAFEYYTKMFKYGMPPHAGWGLGGERLIMTMLGLENIREAVLFPRDRQRLSP from the coding sequence ATGGAAAACCGAACATACACGGCGGACGCGACGCCGGGTGACACGGTCACCGTCGCCGGCTGGGTCCACGAGATCCGAGACCTCGGTGGAATCGCCTTCCTCATTCTTCGAGATACCACCGGGAAGATACAGGTCAAGTTCGAGAAAGACGAGATGGACGACGACCTCGTCGAGACGGGGCTGAACGTCCAGCGCGAGTCGGTTATCTCGGTCACTGGTGACGTCGAAGAGGAGCCACGCGCGCCGACGGGCGTCGAAGTCACGCCCGAATCGGTCGACGTGATCTCCGAAGCCGACCCCGAACTCCCGCTTGACCCGTCGGGCAAGGTCGACGCCGAACTGCCGACCCGCCTCGACAACCGGACACTCGACCTCCGCAAGGACGAAGTGAAGGCCATCTTCGAGATCCGCGCGGAAGTCCTCCGGTCGGTCCGCGAGGCGTTCCGGGAGATCAACGGCACGGAGATTAACACGCCGAAGATCGTCGCAACGGGGACCGAGGGTGGAACCGAGCTGTTCCCGATCACCTACTTCGGACAGGAGGCGTTCATGAACCAGAGCCCGCAGCTGTTCAAGCAGCTGATGGTCGGCTCCGGCCTCGAACGCGTCTTCGAGATCGGCCCGATCTTCCGCGCCGAGGAGCACAACACGCCCCGGCACCTCAACGAAGCGACCTCTATCGACTTCGAGTCGGCCTTCTACGACCACACCGAGGCCATGGACGCCTGCGAACACGTCGTCAAGGCCGCCTACGATGGCGTCGCCGAGAACTGTCAGGACCACCTCGAAGCGCTCGGCCTCGAAGACGAGTTCGCGGCTCCAGAGGGCGACTTCCCGCGGCTCACCTACGAGGAGGCCCTCGACAAGATCAACGCCACCGGTGAACTCGACGAGCCGCTGGTGTGGGGCGACGACCTCTCGACGGAGGCCGAACACGTCCTCGGGCAGGAAGTCGGCGAGCACTACTTCATCACCGACTGGCCCAGCGAGATCAAGCCGTTCTACATCAAGGACCACGACGACGACGAGGAAGTCTCGACCGGCTTCGACATGATGCACCCGTCGATGGAACTGGTCTCGGGCGGCCAGCGTGAGCACCGCTTCGACCACCTCGTCGAAGGGTTCGAACAGCAGGGGCTGGACCCGGAAGCCTTCGAGTACTACACCAAGATGTTCAAGTACGGCATGCCGCCACACGCCGGCTGGGGCCTTGGCGGCGAGCGCCTCATCATGACGATGCTCGGGTTAGAGAACATCCGAGAAGCGGTGCTGTTCCCGCGAGATCGGCAGCGTCTGTCGCCATAG
- the hop gene encoding halorhodopsin → MTGASTTATTVLQATQSEVLQEIQSNFLLNSSLWVNIALAGVVILLFVAMGRELESSRAKLIWVATMLVPLVSISSYAGLASGLTVGFLQMPPGHALAGQEVLSPWGRYLTWTFSTPMILLALGLLADTDIASLFTAITMDIGMCVTGLAAALITSSHLLRWVFYAISCAFFLAVLYVLLVQWPADAEAAGTSEIFGTLKLLTVVLWLGYPILWALGSEGLALLSVGVTSWGYSGLDILAKYVFAFLLLRWVAANEGTVSGSGVSLGSGGAAPADD, encoded by the coding sequence ATGACAGGAGCCAGTACCACTGCAACGACAGTACTTCAGGCGACACAGTCAGAAGTGCTTCAGGAGATACAGTCGAATTTCCTCCTGAACTCCTCGCTCTGGGTGAACATCGCGCTGGCGGGCGTCGTGATTCTCCTGTTCGTTGCGATGGGTCGCGAACTCGAATCGTCACGGGCGAAACTCATCTGGGTCGCGACGATGTTGGTCCCGCTGGTCTCGATTTCCAGCTACGCCGGTCTGGCTTCTGGGCTGACGGTCGGCTTTCTACAGATGCCGCCGGGTCACGCCCTCGCCGGTCAGGAGGTCCTGTCACCGTGGGGACGATACCTGACATGGACGTTCTCGACACCGATGATTCTCCTTGCACTGGGGCTGTTGGCTGACACCGATATCGCGTCGCTGTTTACCGCCATCACGATGGACATCGGGATGTGCGTGACCGGCCTCGCCGCCGCGCTCATCACCTCCTCACACCTGCTTCGCTGGGTGTTTTATGCCATCAGCTGTGCGTTCTTCCTCGCAGTACTATACGTCCTGCTCGTCCAGTGGCCGGCTGACGCAGAGGCTGCTGGGACAAGCGAGATATTCGGGACGCTCAAGCTGCTGACAGTCGTGCTGTGGCTCGGCTACCCGATTCTGTGGGCGCTTGGCTCGGAAGGACTTGCGCTCCTGAGCGTCGGCGTCACCTCGTGGGGCTACTCCGGCCTCGACATCCTCGCGAAGTACGTCTTCGCGTTCCTGCTCCTGCGCTGGGTCGCCGCAAACGAAGGCACTGTCTCCGGCAGTGGCGTGAGTCTTGGCTCTGGGGGCGCTGCGCCCGCAGACGACTGA
- a CDS encoding aldo/keto reductase, with amino-acid sequence MDLPPVGLGTMGIEDEAVVRTAIDCGYRHLDTAQIYDNESTVGAGIAAADTDRADLTVATKLWIDALGATAVRPATEASLDRLGLDAVDLLYVHRPRGDYDPEATLPAVEAACEAGLTEHVGLSNFDPGQLTVARDYLDTIAAHQVEFHPLFWRKSLLADAQRHGYPLVAYAPLAGGRVFEEPTIVDIADQHETSPAAVSIAWVTSYESVVTIPKASSRSHLKANLAAADIELTDAEIARIEAIEREEELFPE; translated from the coding sequence ATGGACCTCCCACCGGTCGGACTCGGCACGATGGGTATCGAGGACGAGGCTGTTGTTCGGACAGCCATCGACTGTGGCTACCGCCATCTCGACACCGCGCAAATCTACGACAACGAGAGTACTGTCGGTGCGGGCATCGCCGCCGCCGACACCGACCGGGCTGATCTGACTGTCGCGACGAAACTCTGGATCGATGCCCTCGGAGCGACCGCCGTCCGCCCGGCGACAGAGGCGAGCCTCGACCGACTCGGCCTCGACGCCGTCGATCTGCTGTACGTCCACCGTCCACGCGGCGACTACGACCCCGAAGCGACGCTGCCCGCTGTCGAGGCCGCGTGCGAGGCGGGGCTGACTGAGCACGTCGGGCTCTCGAACTTCGACCCGGGGCAGTTGACCGTCGCGCGTGACTACCTCGACACGATTGCTGCACATCAGGTCGAATTTCATCCGCTGTTCTGGCGCAAATCACTGCTCGCTGACGCCCAGAGACACGGCTACCCGCTGGTCGCGTACGCACCACTGGCCGGCGGTCGCGTGTTCGAAGAACCGACCATCGTCGACATCGCTGACCAGCACGAGACATCGCCGGCTGCCGTCAGCATCGCTTGGGTGACCAGCTACGAGAGCGTTGTCACGATTCCGAAGGCGTCCTCCCGGTCCCATCTCAAAGCCAACCTCGCCGCTGCCGACATAGAGCTGACCGACGCTGAGATTGCGCGCATCGAAGCCATCGAGCGTGAAGAAGAGCTGTTCCCCGAGTGA
- a CDS encoding helix-turn-helix domain-containing protein, with protein MSNQRNAGQRSDQWRGMTPSDRTLSTAEVDDVFEVLADWRRRAVCHYFASGDQTAADVATLASAISKQGDTSTVEATDTSPSTIRTQLEEEHLPVLHRIGLIDYDERSGAVKYWGSATVEKWADHAQAVTQRTDF; from the coding sequence ATGAGCAATCAAAGGAATGCTGGGCAGCGAAGTGACCAGTGGCGTGGGATGACACCGTCGGACAGAACACTGTCTACGGCGGAGGTAGATGACGTGTTCGAGGTTCTGGCTGACTGGCGGCGGCGTGCCGTCTGCCACTACTTCGCGAGCGGTGACCAGACGGCCGCTGATGTTGCGACACTAGCATCGGCAATATCGAAGCAGGGGGACACAAGCACGGTCGAGGCTACAGACACGTCGCCCTCGACTATCCGAACACAACTCGAAGAGGAGCACTTACCGGTACTCCATCGGATCGGGCTCATCGACTACGACGAGCGAAGCGGCGCAGTGAAGTACTGGGGGTCGGCCACCGTCGAAAAGTGGGCTGACCACGCGCAGGCAGTCACCCAGCGGACCGATTTCTAG
- a CDS encoding PAS domain S-box protein, with product MLGNDLDDVAFAGARQAGTASRKIEVVYLDSDAAARERIHEELADHHADITATSVATTEAALEAAASMEVSCLVLDPSGLGDIPDSLVSNDRYPVVLYTDAATPDSVATVFDDAETVVRKRGDEQLTFLAEKIVSVVSASADRTESALQEAVSGIESRTEANEIAVLLAENGTVQWSSEAVSTFVHGLDDTRRVERFYDAMRAALPNTPSGRRQLQRLRDSPTEPVAVRIPGSERNQYLLRHGYELPDAAGGLTLVLLRDVTETARRDARTALLDLLIEQAQDGLYTLDERGVIDFCNESFAANLGYEPTELCGKHASAVLAPGELSTGQATVETLLEASEQESTTVDLTFCRKDGTEREVSINYTLVHDDGDYSGLIGVARDVTERKRREREYQELTERLNFALEGAELGVWDWNPKTNDVTFDERWTGMLGYARDELEPHYETWADLVHPDDLDRAEQALGKLKSGETDLYQCEFRMRTKDGDWRWIRDIGKVFEWNDDGEAIRAVGIHQDITEERRRQDAIERQRDELATLNGVNMLIQDLIHALGGAATRHETVETVCERIVESDRCELAWIGERAGANDRLVPKTVAGDTDVVLDDLLVHDENDQVLCETALVTGTVQTIQDCSDPTEFKQCGAAARTQGFKSAAAIPLVQGNTVHGVLCVYADQPAAFSGRVADSFAVLGKMVGYTLAAVQNRQLLSDDTAVELTFESRYPDIPLVSAANAHGCRIEVIESVETDPTHLLYVSVHDGPPDAVAAHLCSHAEVLDSRVVRADGDSGVIELQVTETVQSLLLDVGARCRTMVAVDGTLAITVEAPPDADSRAIQDAVADRIPDITLTAKQTCEQATEILDSEADPHKQLTDRQQEVLRTAFLAGYYAWPRDTSAEQLAETLDIASPTLLQHLRRAERNLIDAIFDI from the coding sequence ATGCTCGGAAACGACCTCGACGACGTCGCGTTTGCGGGAGCGAGACAGGCCGGCACTGCCAGTCGAAAAATCGAAGTGGTGTATCTCGATTCCGACGCGGCGGCACGAGAGCGGATACACGAGGAGCTTGCGGACCACCACGCCGATATAACGGCGACGAGCGTGGCAACGACAGAAGCCGCATTAGAAGCCGCCGCATCGATGGAGGTCTCTTGTCTTGTCCTCGACCCGTCTGGACTGGGCGACATCCCGGACTCGCTGGTGTCAAACGACCGCTACCCGGTCGTCCTCTACACCGACGCCGCGACGCCGGACAGCGTTGCGACTGTCTTCGACGACGCGGAGACAGTCGTCAGGAAACGGGGGGACGAACAGCTGACGTTTCTGGCGGAGAAGATTGTCAGCGTCGTGTCGGCGTCGGCTGATCGGACTGAGTCTGCGCTACAGGAAGCGGTATCCGGAATCGAATCGCGTACTGAAGCGAACGAGATCGCGGTTCTTCTGGCAGAGAACGGGACGGTACAGTGGTCGAGCGAAGCGGTGTCGACGTTCGTTCATGGTCTTGATGATACCCGCCGCGTGGAGCGATTCTACGACGCCATGAGGGCGGCACTCCCCAACACGCCCAGCGGCCGTCGGCAGTTACAGCGACTTCGGGACTCCCCAACCGAACCGGTCGCCGTCCGAATCCCGGGCAGCGAGCGCAATCAGTACCTTCTTCGACACGGGTATGAGCTACCGGACGCTGCGGGAGGACTCACGCTCGTCCTACTGCGAGACGTTACCGAAACCGCACGACGTGACGCCCGCACGGCACTGCTTGACCTCCTCATCGAGCAAGCACAGGACGGGCTCTACACGCTTGATGAACGTGGTGTCATCGACTTCTGCAACGAGTCGTTTGCGGCGAACCTCGGCTACGAACCGACCGAACTGTGTGGCAAACACGCCTCGGCAGTGCTGGCACCCGGTGAGCTCTCGACGGGGCAGGCGACTGTGGAAACGTTACTCGAAGCGTCTGAGCAGGAGAGTACAACTGTCGATCTGACGTTTTGTCGGAAAGACGGTACCGAGCGGGAGGTGTCGATCAACTACACGCTGGTTCACGACGACGGCGACTACAGCGGGCTGATCGGCGTCGCACGGGACGTTACAGAGCGAAAGCGCCGTGAGCGGGAGTATCAGGAGCTGACTGAGCGATTGAACTTCGCACTTGAGGGCGCGGAACTCGGCGTCTGGGACTGGAACCCCAAAACTAACGACGTCACCTTCGACGAGCGCTGGACCGGGATGCTCGGCTACGCTAGGGACGAACTGGAGCCACACTACGAGACGTGGGCCGACCTCGTCCACCCAGACGACCTCGACCGAGCGGAACAGGCGCTCGGGAAACTGAAGTCCGGAGAAACTGACCTGTACCAGTGCGAATTCCGAATGCGGACGAAAGACGGGGACTGGCGATGGATTCGGGATATCGGCAAGGTGTTCGAGTGGAACGACGACGGCGAGGCGATTCGGGCCGTCGGAATCCACCAAGACATCACCGAAGAACGGAGACGGCAGGACGCAATCGAACGACAGCGCGACGAACTGGCGACACTCAACGGGGTCAACATGCTCATACAGGACCTCATTCACGCTTTGGGTGGTGCTGCGACTCGCCACGAGACCGTAGAGACGGTGTGTGAGCGCATCGTCGAATCCGACCGCTGCGAGCTAGCGTGGATCGGCGAGCGAGCCGGTGCGAACGACAGGCTCGTGCCGAAAACAGTAGCGGGCGATACTGATGTCGTTCTTGACGACCTACTCGTTCATGACGAGAACGACCAAGTGCTGTGTGAAACTGCCCTCGTGACAGGGACGGTCCAGACGATACAGGACTGCAGCGACCCGACCGAGTTCAAGCAGTGTGGGGCCGCTGCTCGTACACAGGGATTCAAATCCGCCGCAGCGATTCCGCTGGTCCAAGGAAACACCGTCCACGGCGTCCTTTGCGTGTACGCCGACCAGCCAGCGGCGTTCAGCGGCCGTGTAGCTGACAGCTTTGCTGTCCTCGGTAAGATGGTCGGGTACACGCTTGCAGCGGTCCAGAACAGGCAACTCCTGTCTGATGACACCGCAGTTGAACTGACATTCGAATCAAGATACCCCGACATACCCCTTGTCTCGGCAGCGAACGCGCACGGCTGTCGAATCGAGGTCATCGAGTCTGTCGAGACCGATCCGACACATCTCCTCTACGTCTCCGTCCACGACGGGCCGCCTGATGCAGTCGCTGCGCATCTCTGTTCGCATGCGGAGGTCCTCGATTCGCGGGTCGTCCGTGCAGACGGCGACAGCGGCGTTATCGAGTTACAGGTTACAGAAACCGTCCAGTCGCTGCTTCTAGATGTTGGGGCGCGCTGCCGGACCATGGTTGCTGTTGACGGAACGCTCGCTATTACTGTTGAGGCTCCGCCGGATGCCGACTCCAGAGCGATACAGGACGCGGTCGCCGACCGGATTCCGGACATCACGCTAACAGCAAAACAGACGTGTGAGCAAGCGACCGAGATACTTGACTCCGAAGCGGACCCACATAAGCAGCTGACTGACCGCCAGCAAGAGGTCCTGCGCACGGCCTTTCTAGCCGGGTACTACGCTTGGCCGCGAGATACGAGCGCTGAGCAACTTGCGGAGACGCTCGATATTGCGTCACCGACCCTCCTCCAGCATCTCCGGCGAGCGGAACGGAACCTCATTGACGCTATCTTTGACATCTAA
- a CDS encoding metal-dependent hydrolase, translating to MMLPTHAIAGLAIAAPLLVLAPDHAAAALAGGLVGGVLPDLDLYSGHRRTLHYPSWYTLAALPTAGFAAVLQTPLLIALTFALMGAALHCRMDRYGGGLELRPWEATSERAVYDHVRGQWRSPKRWIQYDGSPADVGLMVVVGGPLFVVLDGPFQWVVGAALVTGATYGLLRRRLATLAPVVFGNLPESIGAHVPDRYRQ from the coding sequence ATGATGCTGCCGACACATGCGATAGCGGGGCTTGCCATCGCAGCACCGCTGCTCGTTCTTGCGCCAGACCACGCCGCGGCGGCGCTCGCTGGCGGCCTCGTCGGTGGCGTCCTGCCCGATCTCGACCTATACTCGGGTCATCGGCGCACATTGCACTATCCCAGTTGGTACACGCTCGCGGCTCTCCCGACTGCTGGGTTCGCTGCTGTCCTCCAGACACCACTGCTCATTGCGCTCACTTTCGCGTTGATGGGCGCTGCCCTCCACTGCCGGATGGACCGGTACGGCGGCGGCCTCGAACTCCGCCCGTGGGAGGCGACATCCGAACGTGCCGTGTACGACCACGTCCGCGGGCAATGGCGGTCGCCGAAGCGATGGATACAGTACGATGGTTCGCCCGCGGATGTGGGGCTGATGGTGGTTGTGGGTGGGCCGTTGTTCGTCGTTCTGGACGGCCCGTTTCAGTGGGTCGTCGGCGCGGCCCTCGTCACCGGCGCGACGTACGGACTCCTCCGTCGTCGGTTGGCAACCCTTGCTCCGGTCGTGTTCGGCAACCTCCCCGAGTCGATCGGGGCCCACGTCCCGGACCGCTACCGACAGTAA
- a CDS encoding KEOPS complex subunit Pcc1, with product MTVSHQTHLTAEYDSADRARAIERSIRPEIDDIEGDRTTARLSRDGQRVELTVEAADLVALRAGINTWLTLRGVAEDSFARPQ from the coding sequence ATAACTGTGTCACACCAGACCCACCTCACCGCCGAGTACGACAGCGCTGACCGCGCTCGCGCAATCGAACGGAGTATCCGTCCCGAAATCGACGATATCGAGGGAGACCGGACGACGGCGCGCCTCAGTCGGGACGGACAGCGGGTCGAACTCACGGTTGAGGCGGCCGATCTCGTTGCACTGCGGGCCGGCATCAACACATGGCTGACGCTACGTGGCGTTGCCGAGGACTCTTTCGCGAGACCGCAGTGA
- a CDS encoding DNA-directed RNA polymerase subunit P has product MSYKCSRCKRDVTLDEYGGVRCPYCGHRVLLKERSPDVKEINVN; this is encoded by the coding sequence ATGAGCTACAAGTGTTCACGCTGTAAGCGCGACGTGACGCTGGACGAGTACGGCGGCGTTCGCTGTCCGTACTGCGGACACCGCGTCCTGCTGAAGGAGCGGTCGCCCGACGTCAAAGAGATCAACGTCAACTGA
- a CDS encoding 50S ribosomal protein L37ae, with translation MWPLGGQQTTMASKSGKTGSSGRFGARYGRVSRRRVAEIESEMNEDHACPNCGEDRVDRQGTGIWQCSYCDYKFTGGSYKPETPGGKTVRRSIRAALSEDEE, from the coding sequence ATGTGGCCGCTCGGCGGACAACAGACCACTATGGCTAGCAAGAGCGGAAAGACCGGCAGCTCGGGCCGTTTCGGCGCTCGCTACGGTCGCGTGTCCCGACGCCGCGTCGCGGAGATCGAATCGGAGATGAACGAGGACCACGCCTGTCCGAACTGCGGCGAAGACCGCGTCGACCGTCAGGGCACGGGCATCTGGCAGTGCAGCTACTGTGACTACAAGTTCACCGGCGGCAGCTACAAGCCGGAAACGCCCGGCGGCAAGACCGTTCGACGCTCCATTCGGGCCGCACTGTCCGAAGACGAGGAGTAA
- a CDS encoding DUF2103 domain-containing protein produces MDCRQCATPLDRPGDYCLVCHTANTDAVVLELDRERATVTSLLDGSVVGQRTVTTTPEGEGSDETVVVELRNFAGLVADEVRRKRPEEVYVTGDRDVIAAVRPQLHYEFFRVEGDDPVQRVIDRQGEPALEVVDAAPAEKLGGSHSTLIGGRSGQRVIQTVAGHPHVKKVIPGPIDAGGASSPTGVRAKATRADANGNVRVLIRDGSSVQENRVVTTAGDRELGEHVRADLNEALREAELQE; encoded by the coding sequence ATGGACTGTCGGCAGTGCGCCACGCCGCTTGACCGACCGGGCGACTACTGTCTGGTCTGTCACACTGCCAACACGGACGCCGTCGTCCTCGAACTCGACCGCGAGCGAGCGACGGTGACATCGCTGCTCGACGGCTCGGTCGTGGGCCAGCGCACGGTGACGACGACGCCGGAGGGTGAGGGGAGCGACGAAACCGTCGTCGTCGAGCTTCGCAACTTCGCCGGCCTCGTCGCAGACGAAGTCCGGCGCAAGCGGCCCGAAGAGGTGTACGTCACGGGCGACCGCGATGTCATCGCCGCCGTCCGCCCGCAACTGCACTACGAGTTCTTTCGTGTCGAGGGTGACGACCCGGTTCAGCGGGTCATCGACCGACAGGGCGAGCCCGCGCTGGAAGTGGTCGACGCCGCGCCGGCGGAGAAACTTGGCGGGAGCCACTCGACGCTCATCGGCGGCCGGTCGGGCCAGCGCGTCATTCAGACCGTCGCCGGCCATCCCCACGTCAAGAAGGTCATCCCCGGCCCCATCGACGCCGGTGGCGCGAGTTCGCCGACAGGTGTTCGCGCGAAGGCGACCCGCGCCGACGCCAACGGCAACGTCCGGGTGCTCATCCGTGACGGCTCCAGCGTGCAAGAGAACCGCGTCGTCACGACGGCCGGTGACCGCGAACTCGGTGAACACGTCCGAGCCGACCTGAATGAGGCGCTCAGAGAAGCTGAACTGCAAGAGTAG
- a CDS encoding pantoate kinase, with protein sequence MSDEAHAFVPGHITGFFTVDRGEDPVETGSRGGGLALSDGVAVTVSRGAETEITLNDEPIEVEAVERVLDALRTTATVTAETPLPLGSGFGVSGGLALGTALAANAVFGHGLSYNELVTIAHGAEVQSGSGLGDVVAQARGGVPLRLEPGGPQFNYLDAIPARSRIEYTTLGELSTADVVGGDTETLTAAGERALSTVVKEPKLSTFVQASRQFSREADLLTPEVKGVIDDVTEAGGDAAMAMLGETVFALGTGLSDAGYDAAVCAIYPPGATIEDED encoded by the coding sequence ATGAGCGACGAAGCACATGCGTTCGTTCCCGGCCACATCACGGGCTTTTTTACCGTTGACCGGGGCGAGGACCCGGTCGAGACCGGCTCCCGCGGGGGCGGGCTGGCCCTGTCTGACGGCGTCGCCGTCACTGTCAGCCGCGGGGCTGAAACCGAGATAACGCTGAACGACGAGCCGATTGAGGTGGAAGCCGTCGAGCGAGTGCTGGACGCGTTGCGAACCACAGCGACTGTCACCGCCGAAACGCCGCTCCCGCTTGGGTCCGGCTTCGGCGTCTCCGGTGGGCTGGCGCTCGGCACTGCGCTGGCGGCTAACGCCGTCTTCGGCCACGGACTCTCGTACAACGAACTGGTGACCATCGCCCACGGCGCAGAGGTTCAGTCCGGCTCAGGCCTCGGCGACGTTGTCGCGCAGGCCCGCGGCGGCGTCCCGCTCCGTCTTGAACCCGGCGGGCCGCAGTTCAATTATCTCGATGCCATCCCGGCCCGCAGCCGCATCGAGTACACCACGCTCGGTGAGCTATCGACAGCGGACGTGGTCGGCGGCGATACGGAGACGCTGACGGCTGCCGGCGAGCGCGCACTCTCAACCGTCGTGAAGGAGCCGAAACTATCGACGTTCGTGCAGGCCTCCCGGCAGTTCTCCCGTGAGGCGGACCTGCTGACGCCGGAGGTGAAAGGAGTCATCGACGACGTGACCGAAGCCGGCGGAGACGCCGCGATGGCGATGCTCGGCGAAACGGTGTTCGCGCTCGGGACTGGCCTCTCCGATGCGGGGTACGACGCTGCTGTCTGTGCCATCTACCCACCCGGTGCGACCATCGAAGACGAGGACTGA
- a CDS encoding UPF0175 family protein gives MPTISARLPSEEKDELDDVAELLSEDRSTTIRKALREGLETLRLRVAVEQYQSGDVSAAEAAQLADLSIAEWLDVARERNLTTQLELSDLELDADTAAEL, from the coding sequence ATGCCGACAATCAGCGCGCGGCTCCCGAGCGAAGAGAAAGACGAACTGGATGACGTCGCCGAGTTGCTCTCCGAGGACCGGTCGACCACGATTCGGAAGGCCCTCCGGGAAGGGCTGGAAACGCTCCGGCTCCGCGTCGCCGTCGAGCAGTACCAGTCCGGCGACGTGTCGGCGGCCGAAGCCGCACAGCTTGCGGACCTCTCCATCGCGGAGTGGCTCGACGTGGCTCGCGAACGCAACCTGACGACGCAGCTTGAGCTGTCCGATCTGGAGCTCGATGCTGACACGGCCGCGGAGCTATGA
- a CDS encoding prefoldin subunit beta, whose amino-acid sequence MQGNLPPEAQEKLEELQDLQQTAQQVAAQKQQAETELQESQTALDELDDIDEDSTMYREVGELLVKTEFDEAQDDLEEKVNSLEVRVETLEKQEERVQEQFEELQSELQQMLGGAGGAGPAGGPGAGGA is encoded by the coding sequence ATGCAGGGTAATCTTCCGCCTGAAGCACAGGAGAAGCTCGAGGAACTGCAGGACCTTCAGCAGACAGCACAGCAGGTCGCCGCACAGAAACAGCAGGCCGAGACCGAACTCCAAGAGTCCCAGACGGCTCTTGACGAGCTCGACGACATTGACGAGGACTCGACCATGTACCGCGAGGTCGGCGAGCTCCTCGTGAAGACCGAGTTCGACGAGGCACAGGATGACCTCGAAGAGAAGGTCAACAGCCTCGAAGTCCGCGTCGAGACGCTCGAAAAGCAGGAAGAGCGCGTTCAGGAGCAGTTCGAAGAGCTCCAGAGCGAGCTCCAGCAGATGCTCGGCGGCGCAGGCGGCGCGGGTCCGGCCGGCGGCCCCGGCGCTGGCGGCGCATAA
- a CDS encoding DUF3194 domain-containing protein: MPTDAEVVETASTAAEDVVFSRYDVGAVEDLDVTVTFEDGVLDVDVYVNAPDSRQDETQVADDAALAARAAVDDLFEE, translated from the coding sequence ATGCCGACAGACGCTGAGGTCGTCGAGACAGCCTCGACCGCAGCCGAAGACGTTGTCTTCTCACGATACGATGTCGGCGCGGTCGAGGACCTCGACGTGACTGTCACCTTCGAAGACGGCGTACTAGACGTCGACGTGTACGTCAATGCGCCCGACAGTCGTCAGGACGAGACACAGGTTGCGGACGACGCCGCCCTTGCCGCCCGGGCTGCCGTCGACGACCTGTTCGAGGAATAG
- a CDS encoding bifunctional nuclease family protein → MEYDATVEGVGVGVSEEGSGTPVVLLRAREEIVPIFVSKDQAQSMQLAMAGEPFERPLTHDLLVEMVTEFGAAIDRVRIDDLADGTFYGKIDAEQYTDDRRKDMVFDARPSDAIAVALRVDCPVVVTDDVIDEAGRPPEQFDQGGSGSEDLGL, encoded by the coding sequence ATGGAATACGATGCCACGGTCGAAGGGGTCGGCGTCGGCGTCAGCGAGGAAGGGAGCGGCACGCCGGTCGTCCTGCTCCGTGCGCGTGAGGAGATTGTCCCCATCTTCGTCAGCAAGGATCAGGCCCAGTCGATGCAGTTGGCGATGGCCGGCGAGCCCTTCGAGCGCCCGCTCACCCACGACCTGCTGGTCGAGATGGTGACGGAGTTCGGGGCCGCCATCGACCGGGTCCGTATTGACGATCTGGCCGACGGGACCTTCTACGGGAAGATCGACGCGGAGCAGTACACCGACGACCGGCGCAAGGACATGGTGTTCGACGCCCGCCCTTCGGATGCTATCGCGGTTGCGCTCCGGGTGGATTGTCCGGTCGTCGTAACGGACGACGTTATCGACGAGGCCGGGCGACCGCCGGAGCAGTTCGATCAGGGCGGGAGCGGCAGCGAGGACCTCGGGCTGTGA